From a single Rodentibacter sp. JRC1 genomic region:
- the yihI gene encoding Der GTPase-activating protein YihI, which yields MARKKKTRRITDVMPIRKADKKPEMPKRAGKKLTRYELDAKAREEKKKRKHKGLASGSRHSMPEESANKPQQVVKDSKIGSKKKIPLIVEFVNKPEKGQVIPVMKTVKKQDPMQELENLENNEILNELLDALDEGKSISKADQQFVDECLDRIAELMEELGIKDEEENQDDLYRTFEQIDINQFR from the coding sequence ATGGCTCGTAAGAAAAAAACACGTCGAATTACGGATGTGATGCCGATTCGTAAAGCAGATAAGAAACCTGAGATGCCGAAACGTGCAGGTAAAAAATTAACACGTTATGAGTTAGATGCAAAAGCACGTGAGGAAAAGAAAAAACGTAAACATAAAGGTTTAGCATCAGGCTCACGTCATAGTATGCCGGAAGAAAGTGCTAATAAACCTCAACAAGTGGTTAAAGATTCCAAAATTGGCAGTAAAAAGAAAATCCCTCTTATTGTGGAATTTGTAAATAAACCTGAAAAAGGCCAGGTTATTCCTGTGATGAAAACAGTGAAAAAGCAAGATCCAATGCAGGAGTTGGAAAATCTTGAAAATAATGAAATTTTGAATGAATTGTTAGATGCTTTAGACGAGGGTAAAAGTATCAGTAAAGCTGATCAGCAATTTGTGGATGAATGTTTGGATCGCATTGCAGAATTAATGGAAGAACTCGGTATTAAAGATGAAGAAGAAAATCAAGATGATTTATACCGCACTTTTGAGCAGATCGATATTAATCAGTTTAGATAA
- a CDS encoding DUF2489 domain-containing protein, whose amino-acid sequence MILTITLIFSAIVIIGLSWYALRLLKQLKQQKQTISQAKTARAMRLKESIEIIAKAMQTKECNHSEGVIRLAMLLMPFGKNLQPYPAMAELYEIVREMPTHEARRELEKKLRFRLDFERESAEARLEQGIIKELHQLLDDIKQFGEL is encoded by the coding sequence ATGATTTTGACTATTACACTGATTTTTTCGGCGATCGTTATTATTGGGTTATCATGGTATGCACTGCGTTTGTTGAAACAATTAAAACAGCAGAAGCAAACCATTTCTCAGGCTAAAACGGCACGCGCAATGCGTTTAAAGGAAAGCATTGAAATTATTGCAAAAGCAATGCAAACCAAAGAATGTAATCATTCTGAAGGTGTGATTCGCCTTGCGATGTTATTAATGCCATTCGGTAAAAATTTACAGCCTTATCCGGCAATGGCTGAGCTGTATGAAATTGTGCGGGAGATGCCGACACACGAAGCACGCAGAGAATTGGAGAAAAAATTGCGTTTTCGTCTCGATTTTGAACGGGAAAGTGCGGAAGCCAGACTTGAACAAGGGATCATAAAAGAATTACATCAATTATTAGATGATATAAAACAATTTGGAGAGCTTTAA
- a CDS encoding tannase/feruloyl esterase family alpha/beta hydrolase produces the protein MRLPENWNSKFLFQGGGGNGLDDFDPLSALEQWHDNNQAPNSLVAKSKTYPNKQMPICAYPKVATYIGEDENKAESFECR, from the coding sequence CTGCGTTTACCGGAAAATTGGAACAGTAAATTTCTCTTCCAAGGGGGCGGAGGGAACGGTTTAGATGACTTCGATCCGTTGAGCGCCTTAGAACAATGGCATGATAACAATCAGGCACCGAATAGTTTGGTTGCGAAAAGTAAAACTTACCCGAATAAACAAATGCCGATTTGTGCTTATCCGAAGGTTGCAACTTACATCGGAGAGGATGAAAACAAAGCCGAAAGTTTTGAGTGTCGATAA
- the cysK gene encoding cysteine synthase A has translation MPIYADNSYTIGNTPLVRLKNFGQGNIVAKIEGRNPSFSVKCRIGANMVWQAEKEGILTKGKEIVDATSGNTGIALAYVAAARGYKITLTMPETMSLERKRLLRGLGVNLVLTEGAKGMKGAIAKAEEIVAANPDHYVMLKQFENPANPQIHRETTGVEIWKDTEGKVDVVVAGAGTGGTITGVSRAIKLDFGKAITSVVVEPSESPVISQTLAGEEVKPGPHKIQGIGAGFVPKNLDLSLIDRVETVDSDTAIATARRLMSEEGILAGISSGAAVAAADRIAKLPEFTNKLIVVILPSASERYLSTALFEGIEV, from the coding sequence ATGCCAATTTATGCAGATAATTCTTACACCATCGGTAACACACCGCTTGTGCGTTTAAAAAATTTCGGTCAAGGCAATATTGTCGCAAAAATTGAAGGTAGAAACCCTAGCTTCAGCGTGAAATGTCGCATTGGTGCCAATATGGTATGGCAGGCAGAAAAAGAAGGCATTCTAACCAAAGGAAAAGAAATCGTGGATGCCACTAGCGGCAATACCGGTATTGCACTTGCCTATGTTGCAGCAGCCCGCGGCTATAAAATCACACTCACAATGCCGGAAACCATGAGTTTAGAACGCAAACGTTTATTACGCGGATTAGGCGTAAATCTTGTGCTTACCGAAGGGGCGAAAGGGATGAAAGGTGCCATTGCGAAAGCAGAAGAAATTGTTGCCGCCAATCCTGACCATTATGTGATGCTAAAACAATTTGAGAATCCGGCAAACCCGCAAATTCACCGTGAAACGACCGGTGTGGAAATTTGGAAGGATACGGAAGGCAAAGTCGATGTCGTGGTAGCCGGAGCCGGCACCGGCGGTACGATTACCGGTGTTTCACGTGCAATCAAATTAGATTTTGGTAAAGCGATCACATCTGTGGTAGTCGAGCCTTCAGAATCACCGGTAATCAGCCAAACCCTTGCCGGCGAAGAAGTGAAACCGGGCCCTCATAAAATTCAAGGTATCGGTGCCGGTTTCGTCCCGAAAAATTTAGATCTCTCATTAATTGATCGTGTAGAAACGGTGGATAGCGATACTGCCATCGCCACCGCCCGCCGATTAATGTCGGAAGAAGGTATTTTAGCCGGTATTTCTTCCGGTGCTGCAGTTGCAGCTGCCGATCGCATTGCAAAATTACCTGAATTTACAAATAAATTGATTGTTGTAATCCTCCCTTCCGCTTCAGAACGTTATTTAAGTACGGCTTTATTTGAAGGCATTGAGGTTTAA